In the genome of Pseudanabaena mucicola str. Chao 1806, the window ATTTAAAGCTGTGATGTGGACTCAGCCTATGTCACAGCTTTTTAGGGCTAGCTACTTGCATTTCAGAAACTTGGTACTATTGGGATCAATCAACTTCATTATCGCGAAACTAAGTTGTGCCGCAATCTAATGATTGTCGAAATTTTATCTGCTGACGAGTTGCGTCGGACAATCAATCGTCTTGCTTCCCAAATTGTTGAGGATAGTGATGATTTAGCTAATGTTGTTCTGATTGGTGTTTATACTCGTGGCGTTCCTTTGAGTGCAGCGATCGCCAAGCAGATTAATACACTTGAAAATGTACTAGTGCCTACGGGAGCGCTAGATATTACCTTTTATCGTGATGATCTTGATCGCATTGGCTTGCGGACTCCAAGTAAAACTGAGCTTCCCTTTGACCTCAATGGTAAAACTGTGGTCTTAGTAGATGACGTGATCTATAGTGGGCGGACTATTGGGGCAGCATTGAGTGCGATCCATGATTATGGTCGTCCTAAGGTGGTAAGGTTACTGGTTTTAGTTGATCGCGGTCATCGTGAATTACCAATTCATCCTGATTATGTAGGTCGGACTTTGCCCACCTCTAAAGATGAACAGGTAAAAGTTTTTTTAAGTTCCGCAGGTGATGATTGTGATGGTGTGGAATTACTGAAACCATAAATAAAGGGTAGTGCTGCGAAGTAATTTCTTTAGTAATTGCGTTGCGGGCGCGAAGCGCCCGCAACGCAATTACATTTCATGACTACCAAATAAAGAGTCAATTTGGGGTGGTGCAGCTTCGCCGTGTCACCCAAAATTGACTCTTTATTCTTTGAAAAGCCGCTTGTAGTGAGAACTATATAGCTGTGATTTAGTCCCTTTTGTCATGCTTTTCTTTACGTGATTTAATGCAGGACTAATCACAAATAGTGTAGTTCTAGTGAGATTCTCAGCACGAGTGACTATAGCCATTTCTGATAGGGGAACTGTTAAAATCTTTTCATCTTCCCAACCTAAGCGATAGCAAATTGCGACAGTAGTATAGGATGGATAATGTTCGATTAATTTGGCTTGAACTTTATCGACATGATGAGCGCTAAGATAAAGACATAGGGAAGCTTGATGAGAGGCAAGTCTTGATAGTTCTTCTTTTTCAGGAACTTGAGTTCGTCCACTAATCCGCGTGAGAATAATCGTCTGGACGATTTCGGGAACTGTTAGTTCTACTTGTAAACGTGCAGCAGCTAATTGGAAAGCACTCACCCCTGGAATGATTTCAAAGGGAACTTCGGATTCACTTAATGCGATGATTTGTTCTTGAATTGCGCCGTATAGACTAGGATCGCCATCATGGAGACGGACTACTAATTTATGTGATCGCACTCTGTCGATCAAAATTTCAACTATTTCATCGAGAGATTTGCTAGCAGTGGGGATAAATTCGGCATCGGCGCGACAAAATTGCAGCATCGATTCGGGGATGAGTGAGTTCGCGTAGACGATGACATCGGCTTGGAGCAGCAGGTTGCGTCCTTTGACGGTAATCAGATCTGGATCTCCAGGCCCTGCACCAACGATATAGACTGGTTTGAACATTAAAATTCAATAACTAAAAATTGTGCTAAGGCACACTCTCTATTATGTCATTGGAATCGTCTCCAGTAACAGAAAGTTACTGCACCTCACACTGTAACTTTCTGTTGATCTATAGAACTAATTTTCCTAGGCGATCGCACAATACCGTTTTAATATCAACTTTGAGATCTGTGTATTTTTGGATATAGGTGATCGCCCTTTGCGTAATCTGATCAGTAATATATTGAAAAATTGGGTGATCGCAGCCATTTCTAACCAATAATTTATGAACTGCTTCGGCAGTAGACGATTGCTCGATAGCTTGAATAATCTCAATGGGTAAATTCTCATGGACTGCTGCTCTGACGAGAATGTCGATCCGTGCATCTGCTAAGTGACTGGAAGTATTAAAAATTCCACCTGCGAGTTTGAGTAATTTGCCGTGATAACCAATTAGAGTGATAGAAGTTACTCCTAAGATTGCTGCTTCAACTAACATAGCTCCTATCCAGTTAGCGGTCTGGACTAATTGCGAAGTGGGAAATCCTAGATTTTGGGCGACTTGATAGCCATTTGCACCGATGTAAAAAGCGATCGCATGGGAGTTAGCCGCTTTTGTGCGTAAGTCTGCGCGAAATTCTTCGAGTTT includes:
- the pyrR gene encoding bifunctional pyr operon transcriptional regulator/uracil phosphoribosyltransferase PyrR — encoded protein: MIVEILSADELRRTINRLASQIVEDSDDLANVVLIGVYTRGVPLSAAIAKQINTLENVLVPTGALDITFYRDDLDRIGLRTPSKTELPFDLNGKTVVLVDDVIYSGRTIGAALSAIHDYGRPKVVRLLVLVDRGHRELPIHPDYVGRTLPTSKDEQVKVFLSSAGDDCDGVELLKP
- the cobM gene encoding precorrin-4 C(11)-methyltransferase, whose product is MFKPVYIVGAGPGDPDLITVKGRNLLLQADVIVYANSLIPESMLQFCRADAEFIPTASKSLDEIVEILIDRVRSHKLVVRLHDGDPSLYGAIQEQIIALSESEVPFEIIPGVSAFQLAAARLQVELTVPEIVQTIILTRISGRTQVPEKEELSRLASHQASLCLYLSAHHVDKVQAKLIEHYPSYTTVAICYRLGWEDEKILTVPLSEMAIVTRAENLTRTTLFVISPALNHVKKSMTKGTKSQLYSSHYKRLFKE